From Nonlabens sp. Ci31, the proteins below share one genomic window:
- a CDS encoding Hsp20/alpha crystallin family protein, whose translation MKLAHRTSNHWLPSLIDEMFTNDYLGGTQQTRKPFTPSVNVSEMEDQYVLKMSIPGFKKEEGFIEIDKDLLTISSEVDAVKQESTEQFSRKEFGKKSFRRSFHLPGTVHLEKIDASYKNGVLGIAFPKKEEALPQPKRMIILK comes from the coding sequence ATGAAATTAGCACATAGAACTTCAAACCACTGGTTACCTTCTTTAATAGATGAAATGTTTACTAATGATTACTTAGGAGGAACGCAGCAAACAAGAAAACCTTTTACTCCTTCAGTAAACGTATCTGAAATGGAAGATCAATATGTATTAAAAATGAGTATTCCGGGATTTAAAAAGGAAGAAGGATTTATAGAGATAGATAAAGATCTTTTAACTATTTCTTCGGAAGTAGATGCTGTAAAACAGGAGTCTACCGAACAATTTTCGAGAAAAGAATTTGGCAAAAAATCGTTTAGAAGAAGTTTTCACTTACCAGGAACAGTACATCTAGAAAAAATTGATGCGTCGTATAAAAACGGAGTGTTAGGTATTGCGTTTCCTAAAAAAGAGGAGGCTTTACCACAGCCTAAAAGAATGATTATCTTGAAGTAA
- a CDS encoding OmpA family protein, whose protein sequence is MKTKLITIAIALALIASCQSLKNTNKQQRGTVIGAAGGTVLGLIIGNNVGDGDNQTEGAVIGAAVGGIAGNIIGRKMDKQAQEIEASLPGAQVERVGEGIVVTFDEGSGVKFATNQSDLNAGSQATLDKLLNVMNQYSGTEVLVAGHTDSQGTAEYNLELSRKRAASVRNYLSSHGISSNRIAMTYSGETSPKVSNETAAGRAQNRRVEIGIVAGEQMRKDAEMQSKQ, encoded by the coding sequence ATGAAAACTAAATTAATAACAATAGCGATAGCTTTAGCACTGATAGCAAGTTGTCAATCCCTTAAAAACACTAATAAACAACAAAGAGGAACTGTCATAGGAGCCGCTGGAGGAACTGTTTTGGGATTGATAATTGGAAATAATGTAGGGGATGGAGATAACCAGACAGAAGGTGCGGTAATAGGCGCGGCTGTAGGTGGTATCGCAGGAAACATAATAGGTCGCAAAATGGATAAGCAAGCTCAAGAAATAGAGGCAAGTCTTCCTGGGGCACAAGTAGAACGAGTTGGGGAAGGTATTGTAGTCACTTTTGATGAAGGTAGCGGAGTGAAATTTGCAACCAATCAATCTGATTTAAATGCGGGCTCCCAAGCGACTTTAGACAAGTTGTTGAATGTGATGAATCAATACTCAGGAACAGAGGTTTTAGTGGCAGGACATACAGATAGCCAAGGAACAGCAGAGTACAATTTAGAGTTATCTAGAAAAAGAGCTGCAAGTGTAAGAAACTACCTTTCTTCACATGGGATTTCTAGCAACAGAATAGCGATGACTTACAGTGGAGAAACTTCTCCTAAAGTTTCTAATGAAACGGCTGCAGGTAGAGCTCAAAATAGAAGAGTTGAGATAGGTATTGTCGCCGGAGAACAGATGAGAAAAGATGCTGAAATGCAGTCAAAACAATAG
- a CDS encoding thiol-disulfide oxidoreductase DCC family protein — translation MNENKDIVLFDGVCNLCNAAILFIIKRDKNDRFRFAPLESEVGKKLLAKYQIDPSKIDSIVLVSGDSAFAKAGAALRISKHLTGLWPLLYSLIIIPSLISDTVYDFIARNRYKWFGKKESCMIPTPELKSKFL, via the coding sequence ATGAATGAAAATAAAGACATAGTGTTATTTGACGGTGTTTGCAATTTGTGCAATGCAGCTATTCTGTTCATTATAAAGCGCGATAAAAACGACCGGTTTAGATTTGCTCCATTGGAAAGTGAAGTAGGTAAAAAGTTGCTCGCTAAGTATCAAATTGATCCTTCTAAAATAGATTCTATCGTATTGGTTAGTGGAGATTCCGCTTTCGCGAAAGCGGGAGCAGCATTACGCATCTCAAAACACTTGACTGGATTATGGCCACTACTCTACTCTTTGATCATTATTCCCAGCTTGATCTCAGATACTGTCTATGATTTTATTGCGAGAAACCGTTACAAATGGTTTGGTAAAAAAGAAAGCTGTATGATTCCTACACCAGAATTGAAATCTAAATTTTTATAG
- a CDS encoding TerB family tellurite resistance protein, with the protein MIYTTKEKKHIISELILMAHADNRLKKEEITFITSVGKRMKLSDEEIKYMLNHPEELTIKVPKDYTKRIVHFHRMTLMMHIDGHVDEQELQLLHEVALQYGFRKTTVDILLQSMIKYPHGEIPASELIQIHIRDSN; encoded by the coding sequence ATGATCTATACGACCAAAGAAAAGAAACATATTATAAGTGAATTGATCCTGATGGCACACGCAGATAATCGTTTGAAAAAGGAAGAGATAACTTTTATCACATCAGTGGGTAAACGTATGAAATTGAGTGATGAAGAGATAAAATATATGTTGAACCATCCAGAAGAGCTCACTATTAAAGTTCCTAAAGATTATACCAAGCGCATTGTTCATTTCCACAGGATGACGTTAATGATGCATATTGACGGTCATGTAGACGAGCAAGAGTTACAACTGTTGCATGAGGTAGCCTTGCAATACGGCTTTAGAAAAACAACGGTAGACATCTTACTTCAAAGCATGATTAAATATCCGCATGGAGAAATACCAGCGTCAGAGTTGATACAAATACACATAAGGGATAGTAATTAA
- the nadC gene encoding carboxylating nicotinate-nucleotide diphosphorylase, with protein sequence MDYNSKEAQEEITRIIKNALREDLGDGDHSSLSCIPATAMGKARLLVKDDGILAGVAFAKAVFHEVDPTLQIDVRIEDGSPVKYGDEAFYVTGSSQSILKAERLVLNAMQRMSAIATKTKKFVALLEGTKTQILDTRKTTPGMRMLEKWAVVIGGGVNHRFGLYDVIMLKDNHIDFAGGVSKAIQKTKQYLKDTNRDLKIIVEARDLEEIKEILTNQGVYRILIDNFNYENTKKAVELIGDQCLTESSGGITLDTARKYAECGVDFISSGALTHSVYNLDLSLKAVHE encoded by the coding sequence ATGGATTACAATTCTAAAGAGGCTCAAGAAGAAATCACCCGTATTATTAAAAATGCATTGCGAGAAGACTTGGGTGACGGAGATCATAGTAGTTTGTCTTGTATTCCCGCTACAGCCATGGGTAAAGCGCGATTGCTTGTTAAGGACGATGGGATTTTAGCAGGTGTCGCTTTCGCGAAAGCGGTATTCCACGAAGTAGATCCAACATTACAGATCGATGTAAGAATAGAAGATGGGAGTCCTGTAAAATATGGAGACGAAGCATTTTACGTCACCGGTTCTTCACAATCTATTTTAAAAGCAGAGCGCCTTGTACTCAATGCTATGCAACGTATGAGCGCTATTGCTACAAAAACTAAAAAATTTGTCGCCCTTTTAGAAGGTACCAAAACCCAAATTCTAGATACCCGCAAAACGACACCAGGAATGCGTATGCTTGAAAAATGGGCGGTAGTTATAGGTGGTGGTGTTAATCACCGATTTGGTTTATACGATGTGATCATGTTGAAGGATAATCATATCGATTTTGCAGGTGGCGTTTCTAAGGCGATTCAAAAAACAAAACAATATTTAAAAGATACCAATCGCGATCTTAAAATAATAGTGGAAGCTCGAGATTTAGAAGAAATCAAGGAGATCCTAACAAACCAAGGTGTTTACCGTATTTTGATTGATAATTTTAATTATGAAAACACCAAGAAAGCTGTGGAATTGATAGGAGATCAATGCCTTACAGAAAGTAGTGGCGGCATTACCCTTGACACAGCGAGAAAATATGCCGAATGTGGTGTAGATTTTATCTCTAGTGGTGCACTTACTCATAGCGTTTATAATTTAGATTTAAGCCTTAAGGCAGTACATGAGTAA
- a CDS encoding tRNA (cytidine(34)-2'-O)-methyltransferase, with protein sequence MSLHIVLIEPEIHTNTGNIGRLSLATASHLHLVKPFGFELTDKRLKRAGLDYWQHIELSIYENTEEFLEKNKDRKMAFLSSHGTKDYTEIPYEEESMLVFGKESEGLSKAITDRFKNDLYKIPQYSQYIRSINLANAVAVITYEGLRQLRS encoded by the coding sequence ATGTCCTTACATATTGTTCTCATCGAACCAGAAATTCATACCAACACAGGAAATATAGGCCGTCTAAGTCTGGCCACTGCTTCTCATTTACACCTGGTAAAACCTTTCGGATTTGAGTTGACTGATAAACGTTTAAAAAGAGCTGGACTGGATTACTGGCAGCATATCGAACTTTCTATTTATGAAAACACCGAAGAGTTCTTAGAGAAAAATAAGGATAGAAAAATGGCTTTTTTAAGCAGTCATGGAACTAAAGACTATACAGAAATTCCTTATGAAGAGGAAAGCATGCTGGTTTTTGGCAAAGAGTCCGAAGGTCTTTCTAAGGCTATCACCGATCGATTTAAAAATGATTTGTACAAGATCCCTCAGTACAGCCAGTACATACGCAGTATCAACTTAGCCAATGCTGTGGCTGTGATCACTTATGAAGGTCTGCGACAGTTGCGGTCATAA
- a CDS encoding endonuclease MutS2, translated as MKKISTKTIQDLEFDVVLAQASTYCVTEDGKTAINALEPLTTRFLIDRELAYTNEYLWSFSSEHRIPNHGFDLIEKELQLLGIENSTLDKESIRKLAVLPRTVNEHIKFFKKLQEYFPELFKRLQHIVFNEIIPTQVDFVMDRFGEIKDDASPHLRNLRREMNAVRGQLNGSFGQALSHYGQMDYLDDIRESVVENRRVLAVKAMYRRKVKGKIMGSSRTGSISYIEPERVLTLSRKLSELEIEELEEIQRILKELTDFLRSFIPEFKEYREYLTHTDVVAAKAKYARKINGCLPMMVEHQELELVDAYHPLLWVANNERGEKTYPQTIRLAPENRIIVISGPNAGGKSITLKTIGLLQLMIQTGMLIPVHEKSRICVFDYVLTDIGDNQSIDNHLSTYSYRLKNMRSFLKTANDKTLFLIDEFGTGSDPELGGALAESMLEELNDRKSYGIITTHYTNLKMLANELPEMTNANMLFDSSSLEPIYQLQLGEAGSSFTFEVAQKNGIPYSLINKAKKKVERGKIRFDKSIAALQKERSNLRRNNDSLRDKEVKATQRATKLEDTQERVHQKLQDFQELYDGYQRFIQLGKKFDSLATNFENNKKKKLLLDELMKMVITENVKRQPVKKKEAPKVVKQQKGKQKQVEQEVIQKVQEIRTEKIKAKVALVKETEKKPQVALKINDKVRLADSKSVGTIDSIEKGKVTINYGFFTTIAPIEQLEKVGK; from the coding sequence ATGAAGAAAATTTCAACAAAAACGATTCAGGATTTAGAATTCGACGTAGTACTAGCTCAAGCCAGCACTTATTGTGTCACCGAGGATGGAAAAACTGCTATCAACGCCTTAGAACCACTGACCACAAGGTTCTTAATAGATCGAGAACTGGCTTATACCAATGAATACCTTTGGTCCTTTTCTAGCGAACATAGAATTCCTAATCACGGTTTTGACCTTATAGAAAAAGAACTTCAGTTGCTGGGAATAGAAAACAGCACTTTAGATAAAGAAAGTATTAGAAAATTAGCGGTATTGCCACGTACCGTTAATGAACACATCAAGTTTTTTAAAAAATTACAAGAATATTTTCCTGAATTATTCAAGCGACTACAACACATCGTTTTCAACGAAATCATTCCTACGCAAGTAGATTTTGTTATGGACCGGTTTGGGGAGATCAAAGATGATGCTTCTCCACATTTGAGGAATCTGAGACGCGAGATGAATGCAGTTAGAGGCCAGCTCAATGGTAGCTTTGGTCAGGCGCTGAGTCATTATGGACAGATGGATTATCTGGATGACATTAGGGAAAGTGTGGTGGAAAACCGCCGTGTACTTGCTGTCAAAGCCATGTACCGACGCAAGGTGAAAGGTAAAATAATGGGAAGCTCTAGAACAGGAAGCATTTCCTACATCGAGCCAGAGCGTGTATTGACGCTTTCGCGAAAGCTCTCCGAATTAGAAATAGAAGAACTGGAAGAAATCCAGAGAATACTTAAAGAATTAACCGATTTTCTACGTTCGTTTATTCCAGAATTTAAAGAGTATAGGGAATATCTTACTCATACAGATGTGGTTGCGGCAAAAGCAAAATATGCTCGTAAAATCAACGGCTGCTTACCCATGATGGTAGAACATCAAGAATTGGAATTGGTAGATGCCTACCATCCATTATTATGGGTGGCCAACAATGAGCGAGGAGAAAAAACCTATCCACAAACCATACGACTGGCGCCAGAAAATAGAATTATTGTTATATCTGGACCTAACGCAGGTGGTAAATCGATCACCCTAAAAACGATTGGATTACTTCAATTAATGATACAGACAGGAATGCTGATTCCGGTTCATGAAAAGAGCCGGATTTGTGTTTTTGATTATGTACTAACCGATATTGGGGACAATCAAAGTATTGACAATCATCTAAGTACTTATAGTTACCGGTTGAAAAATATGCGTAGCTTTTTAAAAACAGCAAACGATAAGACATTGTTCTTAATTGACGAATTTGGTACCGGATCTGATCCCGAACTAGGTGGGGCGTTAGCAGAAAGTATGCTAGAAGAACTCAACGACCGTAAATCTTATGGTATCATTACTACGCATTATACCAATCTAAAGATGCTCGCAAACGAACTTCCTGAAATGACTAATGCTAACATGTTGTTTGATTCTAGTTCTCTCGAACCTATTTATCAATTACAATTAGGAGAAGCGGGTAGTTCCTTTACTTTTGAAGTAGCTCAAAAAAACGGTATCCCCTATTCTTTGATCAATAAGGCAAAGAAAAAGGTAGAACGTGGGAAAATACGTTTTGACAAGTCCATTGCTGCTTTACAGAAGGAACGTTCTAATTTGAGACGTAATAACGACAGCTTGCGCGATAAAGAAGTGAAAGCTACCCAACGAGCAACTAAGCTAGAAGATACCCAAGAACGAGTACATCAAAAGTTGCAAGATTTCCAAGAGCTCTATGACGGATACCAGCGTTTTATACAGCTAGGTAAGAAGTTTGATAGTCTAGCAACAAACTTTGAAAACAATAAAAAGAAAAAATTGTTACTTGATGAACTGATGAAAATGGTCATCACAGAAAACGTAAAACGCCAACCAGTCAAAAAGAAAGAAGCTCCTAAAGTTGTAAAACAACAAAAAGGAAAACAAAAACAGGTGGAACAAGAAGTGATTCAAAAAGTTCAGGAAATTAGAACTGAAAAAATCAAAGCTAAAGTGGCGCTGGTTAAGGAAACAGAAAAAAAACCTCAGGTTGCTCTTAAAATAAATGACAAAGTACGACTAGCCGATTCAAAATCGGTTGGGACTATTGATAGTATTGAAAAGGGGAAAGTGACCATAAACTACGGCTTTTTCACCACCATTGCACCTATAGAACAATTGGAAAAAGTAGGGAAATAG
- a CDS encoding YihY/virulence factor BrkB family protein: MSKIKKIVDRIPIISWFVALIDKWKLPGFEGMTAWDLWETYSVGIVQGAFSARASSISYSFFMAIFPFILFILNLIPFIQIDNFQEEILLFVNDLLPAQAAGAFDNIFTEIALKENTGLLTIAFLTSLFLMANGINAIFNGFERSYHTELNRGFFRQYFVAIAVSVMLVVFLFLGVVLAGVVEYWIAELRARDFMTQDSMEVWLKLIRYVTLIFMLFIFVCTLYYTGTKEGRTTRFLSLGALLTTVLIILFSYLYGIYIENFASYNEIYGSIGALLILMVYIWLNANLLLLGFELNASLRALKARNLETV, from the coding sequence ATGAGTAAAATTAAAAAAATAGTCGATCGCATACCGATCATCTCTTGGTTTGTCGCTCTCATTGACAAATGGAAGTTACCAGGTTTTGAGGGTATGACCGCTTGGGATTTATGGGAGACCTATTCTGTAGGAATTGTACAAGGAGCTTTTTCTGCAAGAGCCAGTTCCATTTCTTATAGCTTTTTTATGGCTATATTTCCATTTATTCTCTTTATCCTGAACTTGATACCTTTTATTCAGATTGATAATTTCCAAGAAGAAATCTTGCTTTTTGTAAATGATTTATTGCCAGCACAAGCGGCTGGAGCCTTTGATAATATATTCACAGAAATTGCATTAAAAGAAAATACAGGCCTTTTAACCATAGCCTTTTTAACCTCATTATTTTTAATGGCAAATGGAATAAACGCTATATTTAATGGTTTTGAGCGCAGTTACCACACGGAATTGAATCGTGGTTTTTTCAGACAGTATTTTGTCGCCATAGCGGTATCTGTTATGCTGGTGGTTTTTCTTTTTTTAGGGGTAGTTCTAGCAGGAGTGGTAGAATACTGGATAGCAGAACTTAGAGCACGAGATTTTATGACCCAAGATTCTATGGAAGTATGGTTAAAACTAATTAGATACGTGACCTTAATATTTATGTTGTTTATTTTTGTTTGTACCTTGTATTACACAGGTACTAAAGAAGGTAGAACGACTCGATTTTTATCACTAGGAGCGCTGTTAACGACTGTATTAATCATCTTATTTTCTTATCTTTATGGAATCTATATTGAAAACTTTGCCTCTTATAACGAGATTTATGGCTCTATAGGAGCTTTACTTATTTTAATGGTCTATATATGGCTTAATGCTAACCTGTTACTACTGGGTTTTGAATTAAATGCATCGCTTCGTGCATTAAAGGCACGGAATTTGGAAACAGTTTAG
- a CDS encoding DUF2147 domain-containing protein produces the protein MKYLITFFLVLLAFAKVSSQEVIGTWKTVDDQTGVVKSHVEIYKRDGKIYGKVAQILDKNALANPICKSCDGALKEAPILGLEIIQGLEKKGGVYKGGDILDPETGKTYSCKIWLNEEDPDKLMVRGYVAFFYRTQTWERL, from the coding sequence ATGAAATATCTAATCACCTTTTTTTTAGTGCTTCTCGCTTTTGCGAAAGTGAGCTCTCAAGAAGTCATAGGTACATGGAAAACTGTAGATGATCAAACAGGAGTTGTGAAATCGCATGTAGAGATTTACAAAAGGGATGGGAAAATTTATGGTAAAGTAGCTCAGATTCTTGATAAGAATGCGCTGGCAAATCCTATTTGTAAAAGTTGCGATGGAGCATTAAAAGAAGCTCCAATTTTAGGATTGGAAATTATACAAGGATTAGAAAAAAAAGGTGGTGTCTATAAAGGTGGAGATATCTTAGACCCAGAAACCGGAAAAACATATTCCTGTAAAATATGGCTCAATGAAGAGGATCCTGATAAACTAATGGTACGCGGTTATGTCGCCTTTTTCTACAGGACGCAGACTTGGGAACGCTTGTAA
- the rlmH gene encoding 23S rRNA (pseudouridine(1915)-N(3))-methyltransferase RlmH, with the protein MKITLLAVGKTDDSRIEQLTQMYVDRLQHYINFELEIIPDLKKTKNLSEDQQKNEEGKLILHKLEKSDFVTLLDEKGKKYSSLQFAELINKRSISGLKRLIFVIGGPYGFSTDVYSRSNSKLSLSDMTFSHQMVRLFAVEQVYRAFTILKNEPYHHE; encoded by the coding sequence ATGAAAATCACACTTCTAGCCGTTGGTAAAACAGACGATTCCCGTATAGAACAACTCACACAAATGTATGTAGATCGCTTACAGCACTACATTAATTTTGAGTTAGAAATCATTCCTGATCTTAAGAAAACAAAGAACCTTAGTGAAGACCAACAAAAGAATGAAGAAGGCAAACTGATCCTCCATAAGCTAGAAAAGAGTGATTTTGTTACTTTACTCGACGAGAAAGGTAAGAAGTACAGCAGCCTACAGTTTGCAGAGTTGATCAATAAAAGAAGTATTTCTGGATTAAAGCGATTGATTTTTGTCATAGGCGGTCCTTATGGGTTCTCTACAGATGTGTATTCGAGATCTAATTCTAAACTGTCTCTAAGCGATATGACTTTCTCCCATCAAATGGTGCGTTTATTTGCTGTAGAACAAGTATATAGAGCTTTTACCATCTTGAAAAACGAACCTTATCATCACGAATAA
- a CDS encoding chalcone isomerase family protein: MKKLLLAAMALLGTYSATGQKTIEGVTVEKNLTVAGQELELNGAGLREKLWYNLYVGALYVTIKSSDGNTLVDADKAMAITLDITDEVVTQEKMKSSVEDGFGDSCSTKERKAIQSEINEFIGFFSEAIVKGDHFEIAYVPGKGTLVSKNAKYIGTIKGLKFKRGLFGIWLGNDPVDEDLKEGMLNQ; encoded by the coding sequence ATGAAAAAATTACTTTTAGCGGCTATGGCACTTTTGGGTACCTATAGCGCAACTGGTCAAAAAACCATTGAAGGTGTAACTGTAGAAAAGAACCTTACCGTTGCTGGACAAGAATTAGAATTGAATGGAGCTGGCTTGAGAGAAAAACTCTGGTATAATCTTTATGTAGGTGCCTTGTACGTGACTATAAAATCTAGCGACGGGAATACACTTGTAGATGCCGATAAAGCGATGGCAATTACCTTAGATATTACTGATGAAGTAGTAACTCAAGAAAAAATGAAGTCTTCTGTAGAAGATGGTTTTGGTGATAGTTGTAGCACTAAGGAGCGCAAAGCCATTCAATCTGAAATCAATGAATTTATAGGTTTCTTTAGTGAAGCTATCGTTAAAGGGGATCATTTTGAAATCGCATACGTGCCTGGAAAAGGAACCTTAGTTTCTAAAAACGCTAAGTATATTGGTACGATAAAAGGTCTTAAATTTAAAAGAGGATTATTCGGCATTTGGTTAGGAAATGATCCAGTGGATGAAGATCTTAAAGAAGGAATGTTAAATCAATAA
- a CDS encoding alkene reductase: MAVLEHLLSPLQGKLNLKNRVVMAPLTRSRSTSSHIPTPIMAAYYGERANAGLIITEGTSPSINGVGYPRIPGIYNKEQITAWKTVTDAVHANDGKIFLQMMHTGRVSHPGNMSEDAVILAPSAIAPANTKMYVDGQGELAIPQPKEMTFEEIEATVQEYVHAAKNAIEAGFDGVEIHGANGYLLEQFINPSSNRREDLYGGTAENRCRFILEVARRVVDAIGSDKTGMRWSPNGQMNDVQPFEGQYETYDYLSKEVNKLNILYVHLVNHASMGAPELPEAIHKMIQSNFDGLIILSGGYNKELAEEDLIAGKGDLVAFGRPFIANPDLVERFSQDAILNEPNAALFYTPGKEGYLDYPRLEKAQK, encoded by the coding sequence ATGGCTGTATTAGAACATCTTTTGAGTCCGCTCCAAGGAAAATTAAATCTTAAAAATAGAGTTGTAATGGCACCGTTAACAAGGTCCAGATCAACATCTTCACATATTCCCACACCTATCATGGCAGCTTATTACGGAGAACGAGCTAATGCGGGTTTGATCATAACAGAAGGTACCTCTCCTTCTATTAATGGAGTAGGTTATCCGAGGATACCAGGGATTTATAATAAAGAACAAATTACCGCATGGAAAACGGTTACAGATGCTGTGCATGCTAATGATGGTAAGATATTTTTACAAATGATGCACACTGGTCGGGTGTCACATCCAGGAAACATGTCTGAAGATGCAGTAATCCTTGCACCAAGTGCTATTGCTCCCGCAAATACAAAAATGTATGTAGACGGACAAGGGGAGTTGGCAATTCCACAACCAAAGGAAATGACATTTGAGGAAATCGAGGCAACTGTTCAAGAATACGTCCATGCAGCAAAAAATGCTATAGAAGCTGGTTTTGATGGTGTTGAAATACACGGGGCTAACGGATATTTATTAGAGCAATTTATCAACCCTTCTTCTAATAGGAGAGAAGACTTATACGGAGGTACTGCAGAAAACAGATGTAGATTTATTCTAGAAGTAGCACGAAGAGTGGTGGATGCCATAGGATCAGATAAAACAGGAATGCGATGGAGCCCTAATGGACAGATGAACGATGTCCAGCCATTTGAGGGGCAATATGAAACATATGATTACCTCTCCAAAGAGGTCAATAAATTAAATATACTATACGTACATTTAGTCAACCATGCTTCTATGGGAGCACCCGAATTACCAGAAGCTATACATAAGATGATTCAATCTAATTTTGATGGTTTGATCATCTTAAGCGGTGGATACAATAAGGAATTAGCAGAAGAGGATTTGATCGCTGGAAAAGGAGATTTAGTAGCTTTCGGAAGACCATTTATTGCAAATCCAGATCTTGTAGAACGATTCTCACAAGATGCCATATTGAATGAACCTAATGCAGCTCTTTTTTATACTCCTGGTAAAGAAGGATATTTAGATTATCCGAGGCTTGAAAAAGCACAGAAATAA
- a CDS encoding lipocalin family protein has protein sequence MKNFWVLGFLTLLLVGCAATNAIKETKRAVLGNWVLTTVTYDGNGAFKSTLLQDVSASCFEGSEWYFVANNNRGTYTITDNDCKKGERKFIWSVPGNKEMTEGDLLLKITDANYRSETNAGYQLELATINETRMSWRLPALVNGKTVYINMNFTKSTK, from the coding sequence ATGAAGAATTTTTGGGTTTTGGGATTTCTAACCCTTTTATTAGTTGGTTGTGCTGCAACTAACGCCATAAAAGAAACAAAAAGGGCAGTGCTTGGCAATTGGGTGCTGACTACAGTTACCTACGACGGTAATGGAGCGTTTAAATCTACGCTGTTACAAGACGTAAGTGCTAGCTGTTTTGAAGGTAGTGAGTGGTATTTTGTAGCAAATAATAATAGAGGAACTTACACAATTACAGATAACGATTGTAAAAAAGGGGAGAGAAAATTTATCTGGTCCGTACCTGGTAATAAAGAGATGACAGAGGGAGATCTACTTTTAAAAATCACTGATGCAAACTATAGATCAGAAACAAATGCTGGTTACCAACTCGAATTGGCCACAATCAATGAAACAAGGATGTCTTGGAGATTACCAGCTCTCGTAAATGGGAAGACTGTTTATATAAATATGAATTTTACAAAATCAACTAAATAA